A region from the Aegilops tauschii subsp. strangulata cultivar AL8/78 chromosome 5, Aet v6.0, whole genome shotgun sequence genome encodes:
- the LOC123493952 gene encoding uncharacterized protein isoform X2, with protein MHSNKDIQVEKAVPVTEQDSVPQQVQQTEQAPSAVNIVQNEEISPGNNGIHTDNTLDQPISYSQTSDGTQFAVNTLIEISGTFSETIHTRPISVLQPVDCVQHAVNSEPYEMEFQHVNPTTVHIQETPVSVSKQTQLVNEPPTKEVAASSNILTEDDIMLRNVISQSNDNLGDGIEIAMNYADGIIIPELDKTVPKVPEVPEHKSSHAALNVSGPSTIEKRNRKKRKAKDLSAQDKISKISVEPHVQEFFKKYLGNKFFKNENPTIIDINGFTVEYDHFYNSLKAIGNVHNEVFNAYVQVFNYENENPDPKSKEPSKYCFTSYFTEKLLDDPKNFNSRSCVKEFKKLNCGKNLHKRDMLYFPRVDSFHWTLFCINNLFETVNFFDSRSSVPQNQVNKLTSNLIINMGTIFKSSGCTYKNIENFDCISPKEYPQQDNL; from the exons ATGCACAGCAACAAGGACATCCAAGTTGAAAAAGCAGTTCCAGTTACTGAACAAGATTCAGTTCCTCAGCAAGTGCAGCAAACTGAGCAAGCACCTTCAGCTGTAAACATTGTTCAGAATGAAGAAATTTCACCTGGGAACAATGGTATTCATACTGACAACACACTTGATCAACCTATTTCTTATAGTCAAACAAGTGACGGTACTCAATTTGCTGTTAACACTCTTATTGAGATCTCAGGTACCTTTTCTGAAACAATTCATACTCGACCGATCTCAGTATTGCAACCAGTGGACTGCGTTCAACATGCAGTCAATAGTGAGCCATATGAAATGGAATTTCAGCATGTGAACCCCACAACAGTCCATATTCAGGAAACTCCCGTTTCTGTGAGCAAACAAACTCAGTTAGTGAATGAGCCTCCAACGAAAGAAGTGGCTGCTTCGTCAAACATTCTAACTGAAGATGACATTATGCTAAGGAATGTGATCTCACAATCAAATGACAATCTGGGAGATGGCATTGAAATTGCCATGAACTATGCTGATGGCATTATAATCCCAGAACTTGATAAGACGGTCCCCAAAG TACCTGAGGTACCTGAGCACAAATCATCTCATGCAGCATTGAATGTATCTGGTCCCAGCACTATAGAGAAGAGAAATCGAAAGAAAAGGAAAGCAAAAGATCTATCTGCTCAAGATAAGATATCAAAGATAAGTGTTGAACCTCATGTTCAGGAGTTTTTTAAGAAATACCTTggaaacaaattcttcaagaatgAAAA TCCAACCATTATTGACATCAATGGATTTACTGTGGAGTATGATCATTTCTATAATTCACTCAAGGCAATAGGAAACGTTCACAATGAAGTCTTCAATGCTTATGTCCAAGTTTTCAATTATGAGAATGAAAATCCAGATCCAAAAAGTAAGGAACCTTCGAAATACTGCTTTACTTCGTACTTCACG GAGAAGTTACTTGATGATCCCAAGAATTTCAACTCTCGATCTTGTGTAAAAGAATTCAAGAAACTGAACTGTGGCAAGAACTTACACAAGCGTGATATG CTATATTTCCCCAGAGTTGATTCATTCCACTGGACTTTGTTCTGCATTAACAATCTGTTTGAAACCGTCAATTTCTTTGATTCAAGGAGTTCTGTTCCTCAAAATCAAGTCAACAAGTTAACATCAAATCTG ATCATCAACATGGGCACCATTTTCAAGTCTTCTGGATGCACATACAAGAATATTGAGAATTTCGACTGCATTTCCCCTAAGGAATACCCCCAGCAAGACAACCTGTGA
- the LOC123493952 gene encoding uncharacterized protein isoform X1: protein MHSNKDIQVEKAVPVTEQDSVPQQVQQTEQAPSAVNIVQNEEISPGNNGIHTDNTLDQPISYSQTSDGTQFAVNTLIEISGTFSETIHTRPISVLQPVDCVQHAVNSEPYEMEFQHVNPTTVHIQETPVSVSKQTQLVNEPPTKEVAASSNILTEDDIMLRNVISQSNDNLGDGIEIAMNYADGIIIPELDKTVPKVPEVPEHKSSHAALNVSGPSTIEKRNRKKRKAKDLSAQDKISKISVEPHVQEFFKKYLGNKFFKNENPTIIDINGFTVEYDHFYNSLKAIGNVHNEVFNAYVQVFNYENENPDPKSKEPSKYCFTSYFTEKLLDDPKNFNSRSCVKEFKKLNCGKNLHKRDMVNINYQCNFSKLSHPLFISTDFTSLFAIQLYFPRVDSFHWTLFCINNLFETVNFFDSRSSVPQNQVNKLTSNLIINMGTIFKSSGCTYKNIENFDCISPKEYPQQDNL, encoded by the exons ATGCACAGCAACAAGGACATCCAAGTTGAAAAAGCAGTTCCAGTTACTGAACAAGATTCAGTTCCTCAGCAAGTGCAGCAAACTGAGCAAGCACCTTCAGCTGTAAACATTGTTCAGAATGAAGAAATTTCACCTGGGAACAATGGTATTCATACTGACAACACACTTGATCAACCTATTTCTTATAGTCAAACAAGTGACGGTACTCAATTTGCTGTTAACACTCTTATTGAGATCTCAGGTACCTTTTCTGAAACAATTCATACTCGACCGATCTCAGTATTGCAACCAGTGGACTGCGTTCAACATGCAGTCAATAGTGAGCCATATGAAATGGAATTTCAGCATGTGAACCCCACAACAGTCCATATTCAGGAAACTCCCGTTTCTGTGAGCAAACAAACTCAGTTAGTGAATGAGCCTCCAACGAAAGAAGTGGCTGCTTCGTCAAACATTCTAACTGAAGATGACATTATGCTAAGGAATGTGATCTCACAATCAAATGACAATCTGGGAGATGGCATTGAAATTGCCATGAACTATGCTGATGGCATTATAATCCCAGAACTTGATAAGACGGTCCCCAAAG TACCTGAGGTACCTGAGCACAAATCATCTCATGCAGCATTGAATGTATCTGGTCCCAGCACTATAGAGAAGAGAAATCGAAAGAAAAGGAAAGCAAAAGATCTATCTGCTCAAGATAAGATATCAAAGATAAGTGTTGAACCTCATGTTCAGGAGTTTTTTAAGAAATACCTTggaaacaaattcttcaagaatgAAAA TCCAACCATTATTGACATCAATGGATTTACTGTGGAGTATGATCATTTCTATAATTCACTCAAGGCAATAGGAAACGTTCACAATGAAGTCTTCAATGCTTATGTCCAAGTTTTCAATTATGAGAATGAAAATCCAGATCCAAAAAGTAAGGAACCTTCGAAATACTGCTTTACTTCGTACTTCACG GAGAAGTTACTTGATGATCCCAAGAATTTCAACTCTCGATCTTGTGTAAAAGAATTCAAGAAACTGAACTGTGGCAAGAACTTACACAAGCGTGATATGGTAAACATCAATTATCAATGCAACTTCTCCAAATTATCACATCCTCTCTTCATCTCTACTGATTTTACTTCTTTGTTTGCGATCCAGCTATATTTCCCCAGAGTTGATTCATTCCACTGGACTTTGTTCTGCATTAACAATCTGTTTGAAACCGTCAATTTCTTTGATTCAAGGAGTTCTGTTCCTCAAAATCAAGTCAACAAGTTAACATCAAATCTG ATCATCAACATGGGCACCATTTTCAAGTCTTCTGGATGCACATACAAGAATATTGAGAATTTCGACTGCATTTCCCCTAAGGAATACCCCCAGCAAGACAACCTGTGA
- the LOC123493952 gene encoding uncharacterized protein isoform X3, whose translation MHSNKDIQVEKAVPVTEQDSVPQQVQQTEQAPSAVNIVQNEEISPGNNGTFSETIHTRPISVLQPVDCVQHAVNSEPYEMEFQHVNPTTVHIQETPVSVSKQTQLVNEPPTKEVAASSNILTEDDIMLRNVISQSNDNLGDGIEIAMNYADGIIIPELDKTVPKVPEVPEHKSSHAALNVSGPSTIEKRNRKKRKAKDLSAQDKISKISVEPHVQEFFKKYLGNKFFKNENPTIIDINGFTVEYDHFYNSLKAIGNVHNEVFNAYVQVFNYENENPDPKSKEPSKYCFTSYFTEKLLDDPKNFNSRSCVKEFKKLNCGKNLHKRDMVNINYQCNFSKLSHPLFISTDFTSLFAIQLYFPRVDSFHWTLFCINNLFETVNFFDSRSSVPQNQVNKLTSNLIINMGTIFKSSGCTYKNIENFDCISPKEYPQQDNL comes from the exons ATGCACAGCAACAAGGACATCCAAGTTGAAAAAGCAGTTCCAGTTACTGAACAAGATTCAGTTCCTCAGCAAGTGCAGCAAACTGAGCAAGCACCTTCAGCTGTAAACATTGTTCAGAATGAAGAAATTTCACCTGGGAACAATG GTACCTTTTCTGAAACAATTCATACTCGACCGATCTCAGTATTGCAACCAGTGGACTGCGTTCAACATGCAGTCAATAGTGAGCCATATGAAATGGAATTTCAGCATGTGAACCCCACAACAGTCCATATTCAGGAAACTCCCGTTTCTGTGAGCAAACAAACTCAGTTAGTGAATGAGCCTCCAACGAAAGAAGTGGCTGCTTCGTCAAACATTCTAACTGAAGATGACATTATGCTAAGGAATGTGATCTCACAATCAAATGACAATCTGGGAGATGGCATTGAAATTGCCATGAACTATGCTGATGGCATTATAATCCCAGAACTTGATAAGACGGTCCCCAAAG TACCTGAGGTACCTGAGCACAAATCATCTCATGCAGCATTGAATGTATCTGGTCCCAGCACTATAGAGAAGAGAAATCGAAAGAAAAGGAAAGCAAAAGATCTATCTGCTCAAGATAAGATATCAAAGATAAGTGTTGAACCTCATGTTCAGGAGTTTTTTAAGAAATACCTTggaaacaaattcttcaagaatgAAAA TCCAACCATTATTGACATCAATGGATTTACTGTGGAGTATGATCATTTCTATAATTCACTCAAGGCAATAGGAAACGTTCACAATGAAGTCTTCAATGCTTATGTCCAAGTTTTCAATTATGAGAATGAAAATCCAGATCCAAAAAGTAAGGAACCTTCGAAATACTGCTTTACTTCGTACTTCACG GAGAAGTTACTTGATGATCCCAAGAATTTCAACTCTCGATCTTGTGTAAAAGAATTCAAGAAACTGAACTGTGGCAAGAACTTACACAAGCGTGATATGGTAAACATCAATTATCAATGCAACTTCTCCAAATTATCACATCCTCTCTTCATCTCTACTGATTTTACTTCTTTGTTTGCGATCCAGCTATATTTCCCCAGAGTTGATTCATTCCACTGGACTTTGTTCTGCATTAACAATCTGTTTGAAACCGTCAATTTCTTTGATTCAAGGAGTTCTGTTCCTCAAAATCAAGTCAACAAGTTAACATCAAATCTG ATCATCAACATGGGCACCATTTTCAAGTCTTCTGGATGCACATACAAGAATATTGAGAATTTCGACTGCATTTCCCCTAAGGAATACCCCCAGCAAGACAACCTGTGA